The proteins below come from a single Ruficoccus amylovorans genomic window:
- a CDS encoding PEP-CTERM sorting domain-containing protein, with amino-acid sequence MRLKYGVCAGFSFSRQCRSAVALLALMGAGSGLTSSAWAQATLKIVNNFNPSVNNAADYFGGGYNDSEVWLYFLNTGGAVSYTDTTSGMTTSVSNATSIKLSDVQNGTFSLDVGSVSTKVFAGLGASNPFSGTNGPGVFDQNVPYALAEWTINGNSNDNIDVSYEDTFAFPTTLKVKNSDGTKTAGFKAGTQAADVISLLSSRMPTTPTGPNNANYPSPGGVGYGPLVPTVSGNPAANRWIGSSKTWTSGPGASTQVGGETKELRSMYTYAPSMENYLQHLRDNEPTTSTASGDKQGWYIDYSGNNGYSGFMQVKEDGSIEINNIRVNTEPSAANDWEADPDAGDATTGTITIVANGTVVPSEEGDGSYVNGQWTDGTLYSGASLVNGDFASGPIIIATGDFAEGGTHHDIVATMIASLSASIATGLLGSDMYNESYHTDELNAAVRYSTMYWFNELLREDAMTKLFGAAWPEGDEFYDPYWATLAELTDMEGYLSPFNDRWANFSPDFNLEDGSEITWELGLLNVPEPATYAQILAVLTLGLAFIIRRRRNRG; translated from the coding sequence CAGTGTCGCAGTGCGGTTGCACTGCTCGCGTTGATGGGTGCCGGGAGCGGCTTGACCTCTTCGGCCTGGGCTCAGGCCACCCTCAAAATCGTCAACAACTTCAATCCGTCGGTTAATAATGCTGCCGATTACTTCGGTGGCGGGTACAACGACAGCGAGGTTTGGCTCTATTTTCTCAATACCGGGGGTGCGGTGAGCTACACCGATACAACCTCGGGGATGACCACCAGCGTCTCGAACGCCACCTCGATCAAGCTCAGCGACGTGCAAAACGGCACCTTCTCGCTGGATGTCGGCTCGGTTTCGACCAAGGTCTTCGCCGGGCTGGGGGCGAGCAATCCTTTTTCCGGCACCAACGGTCCCGGCGTCTTTGATCAGAATGTGCCCTACGCCTTGGCGGAGTGGACGATCAACGGCAACAGCAATGACAATATTGATGTCTCCTACGAAGATACCTTCGCCTTTCCCACCACGCTGAAGGTGAAAAATTCCGACGGCACGAAGACGGCGGGTTTCAAGGCCGGCACGCAGGCTGCGGACGTGATTTCCCTGCTCTCCTCGCGTATGCCGACGACGCCGACCGGCCCGAACAATGCCAACTATCCCAGCCCAGGCGGAGTCGGGTACGGACCACTGGTGCCGACCGTCAGCGGTAATCCCGCTGCCAACCGCTGGATCGGCTCCTCCAAGACCTGGACCTCCGGCCCCGGCGCGAGCACCCAGGTGGGCGGGGAAACCAAGGAGTTGCGCAGCATGTACACCTACGCTCCCAGCATGGAGAACTACCTGCAACACCTGCGCGACAATGAGCCTACCACCAGCACCGCCTCCGGGGACAAGCAGGGCTGGTACATCGATTATTCGGGTAACAACGGCTATTCCGGTTTCATGCAGGTCAAGGAGGACGGCAGCATCGAGATCAACAATATCCGGGTCAATACCGAGCCCAGCGCCGCCAATGACTGGGAGGCGGATCCGGACGCCGGGGATGCCACCACGGGCACGATTACCATTGTCGCCAACGGGACGGTAGTTCCCTCCGAGGAGGGGGACGGCTCCTATGTCAACGGGCAGTGGACCGATGGAACCCTCTACTCGGGCGCTTCGCTCGTGAACGGTGACTTCGCCTCGGGGCCCATTATCATCGCCACCGGAGACTTCGCCGAAGGCGGTACCCACCACGATATTGTGGCCACCATGATCGCCTCGCTCAGCGCGAGTATCGCGACCGGTCTGCTCGGCAGCGACATGTACAACGAGTCCTATCACACAGATGAGCTCAACGCCGCCGTGCGTTATTCGACCATGTACTGGTTCAATGAATTGCTCCGCGAAGACGCCATGACCAAGCTCTTTGGCGCGGCCTGGCCCGAAGGCGATGAGTTCTACGATCCGTATTGGGCGACGCTGGCGGAGTTGACCGATATGGAGGGCTATCTTTCGCCCTTTAACGACCGTTGGGCCAACTTCAGCCCGGACTTCAATCTGGAAGACGGCTCCGAGATTACCTGGGAACTGGGCCTGCTCAATGTCCCCGAACCGGCCACCTATGCGCAGATCCTCGCCGTCCTGACTCTCGGCCTGGCGTTTATCATCCGTCGGCGCCGGAACCGGGGCTGA
- a CDS encoding secondary thiamine-phosphate synthase enzyme YjbQ encodes MAVCTKLLTVRTRGQGTYEFTDEIALALGSSGLSEGTVTVFCQHTSCSLVIMENADPSARHDLHTFMHKLVPTDDPDYTHTLEGPDDMTSHIKMALTRTAEVIPFVNGRLCLGTWQGVFLWEHRDASHARRIVLSFQGV; translated from the coding sequence ATGGCAGTCTGCACCAAATTGCTCACCGTGCGTACGCGCGGGCAGGGGACGTATGAGTTCACGGACGAGATCGCGCTGGCGCTCGGTTCCAGCGGATTGAGTGAGGGCACGGTCACGGTTTTCTGCCAGCATACCAGTTGCAGTCTGGTCATCATGGAAAATGCCGACCCCTCGGCCCGGCACGACCTGCACACCTTCATGCACAAGCTCGTCCCGACCGACGACCCCGACTATACACACACACTGGAGGGGCCGGACGATATGACCAGCCACATCAAAATGGCCCTGACCCGCACCGCCGAAGTCATCCCCTTTGTCAACGGGCGACTCTGCCTGGGCACCTGGCAGGGCGTTTTCCTCTGGGAACACCGGGACGCTTCGCATGCGCGCCGGATCGTGCTCAGCTTTCAGGGCGTGTGA
- a CDS encoding SulP family inorganic anion transporter: protein MSWKGLELFPIGKVLRQYNLRKAKQDARAAMNVALLDIPQSMAYALIAGLPVQTGIFCASLSTITGPVLASSRFIMLGPSNATAVMLLSVFLSLGYSPGQALIALPLLLLLVAIFMTVGAFCKVAGITQYISKAVICGYITAAAFLIIINQLKTVCGLHVPRAATFVESLGNFSAGLGKTDTDALIVSGITLVSYLLLKRFAKGLPTIALSLVVTAVVVYVLRPYGLEPEMLSGINASSWPLTLPTFQWKEFTEIAGGALAVAFLAMLESSSIAKSLAAQAGDRIDLNQQMLSMGAATFASSLGGGMAVSGSLTRSMLNFRSKPATRMSSVFSGTILIVALFLFGDKIAYLPRAALATLVILVGISLINPEQIRLMLKTTRNDATVFLVTFVGGLILPLDTAIYLGAAISIGLFVRQAARPELREISFDEQGNLLERAPEVQKHRRPEIAIVHVEGDLFFASSDVFLDQMRHLAEHPDLRIIILRMRNARHLDATAASTMMELTRFARSKGSDLIVSGVHPELETVMRQSGLLDLIGEKNFFRYSPENPTISTRDALKRAREITGVDSADITIYTADKGKDHA, encoded by the coding sequence TTGAGCTGGAAAGGACTGGAGCTTTTTCCCATCGGAAAGGTTCTGCGCCAGTACAACTTGCGTAAGGCGAAACAGGATGCGCGCGCGGCGATGAACGTCGCCCTGCTCGACATCCCGCAAAGCATGGCCTACGCGCTGATCGCGGGCCTTCCCGTCCAGACGGGGATTTTTTGCGCCTCGCTTTCGACTATCACGGGACCGGTGCTGGCCAGCTCTCGCTTTATCATGCTCGGGCCGAGCAACGCCACCGCCGTCATGCTCCTGTCCGTCTTTCTCTCGCTGGGCTACTCGCCGGGACAGGCGCTGATCGCCCTGCCGCTGCTGCTGCTGCTCGTGGCGATATTCATGACCGTGGGCGCGTTCTGCAAAGTCGCCGGCATCACCCAGTATATTTCAAAGGCCGTCATTTGCGGGTACATCACCGCGGCGGCCTTTCTTATTATCATCAACCAGCTAAAAACCGTCTGCGGGCTCCATGTGCCCCGGGCGGCGACCTTCGTCGAGTCGCTGGGTAACTTTTCCGCCGGACTGGGAAAGACGGACACCGACGCGCTCATCGTCTCGGGGATCACGCTCGTTTCCTATCTGCTCCTGAAGCGCTTCGCCAAGGGCCTGCCGACCATCGCTCTGTCGCTGGTGGTGACAGCGGTGGTGGTGTACGTTCTGCGGCCCTACGGGCTGGAACCCGAAATGCTCTCCGGTATCAACGCCAGTTCCTGGCCCCTGACGCTCCCCACTTTTCAGTGGAAGGAGTTCACGGAGATCGCGGGCGGGGCGCTGGCCGTGGCCTTCCTCGCCATGCTGGAAAGCTCGTCCATCGCCAAGAGCCTGGCCGCGCAGGCAGGTGACCGCATCGACCTGAACCAGCAAATGCTCTCGATGGGCGCGGCTACCTTTGCCAGCTCGCTCGGCGGGGGCATGGCCGTCAGCGGCTCGCTCACGCGCTCGATGCTGAACTTCCGCAGCAAGCCCGCCACCCGCATGTCGAGCGTCTTCAGTGGCACGATCCTGATTGTGGCGCTGTTCCTGTTCGGCGACAAGATCGCGTACCTGCCGCGGGCCGCGCTGGCCACGCTCGTCATCCTGGTCGGTATTTCGCTCATCAACCCGGAGCAGATCCGGCTCATGCTCAAGACCACCCGCAACGACGCCACCGTGTTCTTGGTCACCTTTGTCGGCGGGCTCATCCTGCCACTGGACACCGCGATTTACCTGGGCGCGGCTATTTCCATCGGGCTGTTTGTGCGCCAGGCCGCCCGCCCGGAACTGCGGGAAATCTCCTTTGACGAGCAGGGCAACCTCCTCGAACGCGCCCCCGAAGTACAGAAGCACCGCCGTCCTGAAATCGCCATCGTCCACGTCGAAGGCGACCTGTTTTTCGCTTCCAGCGATGTGTTCCTGGACCAGATGCGCCACCTGGCCGAACACCCTGACCTGCGCATCATTATCCTGCGCATGCGCAACGCCCGGCACCTCGACGCCACCGCCGCCAGCACCATGATGGAGCTGACGCGCTTCGCCCGCAGCAAGGGCAGCGACCTGATCGTCTCCGGCGTCCATCCCGAGCTGGAAACCGTCATGCGCCAGTCGGGCCTGCTCGACCTGATCGGGGAAAAGAACTTCTTCCGCTACTCACCGGAGAATCCGACCATCTCCACTCGCGACGCCCTCAAGCGTGCCCGCGAAATCACCGGTGTGGACTCGGCCGACATCACCATCTACACCGCCGACAAGGGCAAGGACCACGCCTGA
- the modA gene encoding molybdate ABC transporter substrate-binding protein has product MVSPTLTVYVAASLTDVIQEIGKNFEAGHGAKLVYNFAGSGSLAQQIMSAPRADVFISANVHWMDEVEKHGDVAEGTRKLLLHNALVVIANISSDYTMSGPLDLPGMDFKFFSVGDPGHVPAGSYTKKWLEGVTDADGKSVWSQIESRLSPAPDVRAALAQVESKSDIIGTVYRTDSMTAADKVKIIYQVPTEAVRIAYPVAALTSSTSPELARAFVDFLFTPKAQKLLSEAGFIVNSAG; this is encoded by the coding sequence GTGGTTTCGCCGACGCTTACGGTTTACGTGGCGGCAAGCCTGACCGATGTCATACAGGAGATCGGAAAGAATTTCGAGGCCGGGCACGGGGCGAAACTCGTCTATAATTTCGCCGGGTCGGGGTCGCTGGCGCAGCAGATCATGTCGGCCCCGCGTGCGGATGTGTTCATCAGCGCGAACGTGCACTGGATGGACGAGGTGGAGAAGCACGGCGATGTGGCCGAGGGCACGAGGAAGCTCCTTCTGCACAACGCGCTGGTCGTTATCGCCAATATCTCCTCGGACTACACCATGAGCGGGCCGCTGGATTTGCCGGGGATGGATTTCAAGTTCTTTTCCGTGGGCGACCCGGGGCACGTTCCGGCGGGCAGTTATACGAAAAAGTGGCTCGAAGGCGTCACGGATGCGGACGGGAAGTCCGTCTGGAGCCAGATCGAGAGCCGTCTCTCGCCCGCGCCCGACGTGCGCGCGGCGCTGGCTCAGGTCGAGAGCAAGTCCGACATCATCGGCACCGTTTACCGCACGGACTCCATGACTGCGGCCGACAAGGTGAAAATTATTTATCAGGTGCCGACCGAGGCGGTGAGGATTGCCTACCCGGTGGCGGCCCTCACGTCCAGCACTAGCCCCGAATTGGCGCGCGCGTTTGTCGATTTTCTGTTCACACCCAAGGCGCAAAAACTGCTGAGCGAAGCCGGGTTTATCGTGAATAGCGCAGGGTAA
- the modB gene encoding molybdate ABC transporter permease subunit, producing MDTSVLGVIGSTLLWALLSSVLVLLAGVPLAYLLARREFPGKRVISSVVSLPMVLPPTAVGYLLLSLLADNGPLGRNTLGIDLDILLNWKGVILAYSVMSFPLFVRTARVSFEAVSPRLEAMSLTLGRGPLRTFLIVTLPLATRGLIAGMILAFTRAMGEFGATVILAGNIPGRTQTLASAIYSAQQSGNDHRANILLVTALGLGFVLVYVTERLTVMPGFRSSRLAGR from the coding sequence ATGGATACGTCGGTCCTCGGGGTTATCGGGTCCACGCTACTGTGGGCGCTGTTGTCATCGGTCCTCGTGCTGCTGGCCGGGGTGCCGCTGGCCTACCTGCTGGCTCGTCGGGAGTTCCCCGGCAAGCGGGTGATATCCTCGGTGGTGAGCCTGCCCATGGTCCTGCCGCCGACGGCGGTGGGCTACCTGTTGCTGAGCCTGTTGGCCGATAACGGCCCGTTGGGCCGGAACACACTCGGGATCGATCTGGACATTCTCCTGAACTGGAAAGGCGTCATCCTCGCCTACAGCGTGATGTCCTTTCCGCTCTTTGTGCGGACGGCGCGGGTGAGTTTCGAGGCGGTGAGCCCCCGGCTTGAAGCCATGTCGCTCACGCTCGGGCGCGGGCCGTTGCGGACCTTTCTCATCGTCACCCTGCCGCTGGCCACCAGGGGCCTGATCGCGGGCATGATCCTGGCATTCACCCGCGCGATGGGGGAGTTCGGGGCGACCGTCATCCTGGCCGGTAATATTCCCGGCCGCACCCAGACCCTGGCCTCGGCCATCTACAGCGCCCAGCAGTCAGGTAACGACCACCGGGCCAACATCCTGCTCGTCACCGCGCTCGGGCTTGGGTTCGTCCTGGTCTATGTGACCGAGCGGCTCACCGTCATGCCGGGTTTCAGGAGCAGCCGCCTGGCGGGAAGATAG
- a CDS encoding molybdenum ABC transporter ATP-binding protein translates to MDTQLEIRLKVPLDQFVLDLEYASAQPVIGVFGPSGCGKTTLLETVAGIRRMAGMAGVIRFGGTDWLDSARKVNLPPQQRDIGYVPQDHLLFPHLSVEKNLLAGQARAIRSRHDPEATFRDVTETLHLEPLLGRTVATLSGGECQRVALGRALCSGPRLLLLDEPLASLDITLRRRVLPFLLKVRDRFRIPMLIVSHDPFELQALCSEVIALRRGRIIACEPPARLFTREDIYPMAASQGFENVLPSVVTAHGGHKTSVRLGEDGSGPEVNVLPVEVEPGERLMLGFPASDILIATARFEGLSARNILPAVLTDIRPLGDRHIALARLEGGSLEPLAVEITPDAVRELGLRPGKSVYLLMKSSAIRAYS, encoded by the coding sequence ATGGACACGCAACTTGAAATCCGCCTGAAGGTTCCGCTGGACCAGTTTGTCCTCGATCTGGAATACGCCTCGGCCCAGCCGGTGATCGGGGTCTTCGGTCCCTCGGGCTGCGGCAAAACGACCCTGCTGGAGACGGTGGCGGGGATTCGCCGGATGGCGGGAATGGCGGGCGTGATCCGCTTTGGCGGGACGGACTGGCTCGACTCGGCCCGTAAGGTCAACCTCCCGCCCCAGCAACGGGACATTGGCTACGTGCCGCAGGACCATCTGCTTTTTCCGCACCTGAGCGTGGAAAAAAACCTGCTGGCCGGGCAGGCGAGGGCGATCCGCAGTCGCCACGACCCGGAGGCGACCTTTCGCGACGTGACCGAAACCCTCCACCTGGAGCCGCTGCTGGGGCGCACAGTGGCCACGCTTTCGGGCGGGGAGTGCCAGCGTGTGGCCCTCGGGCGGGCGCTCTGCTCGGGGCCGCGCCTGCTCTTGCTGGACGAGCCGCTGGCCTCGCTCGACATCACCCTGCGCCGCCGGGTGTTGCCCTTTTTGCTAAAAGTGCGCGACCGCTTCCGCATCCCCATGCTGATTGTTTCGCACGACCCCTTCGAGCTTCAGGCCCTGTGCTCGGAGGTCATCGCGCTGCGACGGGGGCGGATCATCGCCTGCGAGCCGCCTGCCCGGCTTTTTACTCGCGAGGACATTTACCCGATGGCCGCTTCGCAGGGCTTCGAGAACGTCCTGCCCTCGGTGGTGACGGCGCACGGCGGGCACAAGACGAGCGTCCGGCTCGGCGAGGACGGCTCCGGCCCGGAGGTCAACGTCCTGCCGGTGGAGGTGGAGCCTGGCGAGCGCCTGATGCTGGGCTTTCCGGCCAGCGACATCCTGATCGCCACCGCGCGTTTCGAAGGGCTTTCGGCCCGCAACATCCTGCCCGCGGTCCTCACGGACATTCGCCCGCTGGGGGACCGTCACATCGCGCTGGCCCGGCTGGAGGGTGGTTCGCTCGAACCGCTCGCGGTCGAAATCACCCCCGACGCGGTCCGGGAACTCGGCCTGCGCCCCGGTAAAAGCGTGTACCTGCTGATGAAGTCCAGCGCGATCCGCGCCTATAGTTGA
- a CDS encoding ArnT family glycosyltransferase: MKKFIRQFADEAFLKRWAWLILLIIAALTLTGGSATLPLIDRDEPRFAEATIEMMQTDQWVIPYFNGEYRFDKPPLTYWWMRVNYWVFGTTEFGARLHSMLAGYFCALAIFGFGTRLYDARAGIFAGLGWLTCLQVMIHSRMAVADMPMVLAVILIQWAVWELLSRGSAPTEPKGSHPGRTASEIEVAENEADKSVESDERPRKFSKWFWLLWVGMGLGFLAKGPIVFFVPLLAWLLWRWVFWRGHKQKWSRLQPVAGVVLFLVIIGIWGVPALIETSGQFWDRGMGEHVVERGFKSFNDRITLPIYYPLTAFISLMPWVAFAWWGAVKVRRNWDARAAYLLSWLIAPFVIFTFYATQLPHYTMPGFAAFFLLLFSPARNAFRTGRGEKIFYWCVNGLWLFVLALLTYLLFSQDFGGGMGPTAPLRLVLAGAAVVWLGLLGIGFSFRKPSYGQMIFALIAIWLGTHAMAVGLRATAPVPALVKVFEQAPEGTQWRGVIYQEPSLVFYSGDHWKFYGDVDKIMTEEAFREEAAQPTGTVGLSREWRLEDFAKTLIGQPLEAGKDYTADWDRLGLAPGDAVYLQGINFARMSWVELIIIRPQETAAPVATE; the protein is encoded by the coding sequence TTGAAAAAGTTTATCCGCCAATTCGCCGACGAAGCCTTCCTGAAACGCTGGGCCTGGTTGATCCTGCTCATCATCGCCGCGCTGACCCTGACGGGCGGCTCGGCCACGCTGCCGCTGATCGACCGCGACGAGCCGCGCTTTGCCGAGGCCACCATCGAGATGATGCAGACGGACCAGTGGGTCATCCCGTACTTCAACGGCGAGTACCGCTTTGACAAGCCGCCGCTGACCTACTGGTGGATGCGCGTCAACTACTGGGTCTTCGGCACGACGGAGTTCGGGGCGCGCCTGCACTCGATGTTGGCCGGGTACTTTTGCGCGCTGGCGATTTTCGGCTTTGGTACGCGCCTCTACGATGCCCGCGCGGGGATATTCGCCGGGTTGGGCTGGCTGACCTGCCTCCAGGTCATGATCCACTCGCGCATGGCCGTGGCCGACATGCCCATGGTCCTCGCCGTCATACTCATCCAGTGGGCCGTCTGGGAACTTTTGTCGAGGGGCTCCGCCCCTACGGAGCCAAAAGGCTCCCACCCCGGGAGGACGGCGTCCGAAATAGAGGTGGCGGAGAATGAGGCTGACAAGAGCGTGGAAAGCGACGAGCGCCCGCGCAAGTTCTCCAAATGGTTCTGGTTGCTGTGGGTCGGGATGGGGCTCGGGTTTCTGGCCAAGGGGCCGATTGTGTTTTTTGTGCCGCTGCTGGCCTGGCTGCTGTGGCGCTGGGTCTTTTGGCGCGGCCACAAGCAGAAGTGGAGCCGCCTCCAGCCGGTGGCCGGGGTAGTGCTGTTTCTGGTCATCATCGGTATTTGGGGCGTCCCCGCCTTGATTGAGACCAGCGGGCAGTTCTGGGACCGGGGCATGGGCGAGCACGTGGTCGAGCGCGGGTTCAAGTCGTTTAATGACCGGATCACGCTGCCCATCTACTACCCGTTGACGGCCTTCATCAGCCTGATGCCGTGGGTGGCCTTCGCCTGGTGGGGCGCGGTCAAGGTCCGCCGCAACTGGGACGCGCGTGCCGCCTACCTGCTGAGCTGGCTCATCGCGCCGTTTGTGATTTTTACCTTCTACGCCACGCAGCTCCCGCATTATACGATGCCGGGTTTCGCGGCCTTTTTCCTGCTGCTATTCAGCCCGGCCCGCAACGCGTTCAGGACGGGGCGCGGCGAGAAAATTTTCTACTGGTGCGTGAACGGGCTCTGGCTCTTCGTGCTGGCGCTGCTGACATACCTGCTCTTTTCGCAGGACTTCGGAGGTGGGATGGGCCCGACGGCTCCGCTGCGCCTTGTGCTGGCCGGGGCGGCTGTGGTCTGGCTGGGGCTGCTGGGGATCGGGTTCAGCTTCCGCAAGCCCAGCTACGGGCAGATGATTTTCGCGTTGATCGCCATCTGGCTGGGCACGCACGCGATGGCGGTCGGCCTGCGGGCGACGGCCCCGGTCCCGGCGCTGGTCAAGGTCTTTGAGCAAGCCCCCGAGGGCACGCAGTGGCGCGGAGTCATTTATCAGGAGCCGAGCCTGGTCTTCTACAGCGGCGACCATTGGAAGTTCTACGGCGACGTGGACAAGATCATGACCGAGGAGGCTTTCCGCGAAGAGGCGGCCCAGCCCACGGGCACGGTCGGGCTTTCACGCGAATGGCGGCTGGAGGACTTTGCCAAGACCCTCATCGGCCAGCCGCTCGAAGCGGGCAAGGACTACACCGCGGACTGGGACCGGCTCGGGCTGGCCCCCGGCGATGCCGTTTACCTGCAAGGGATCAACTTCGCCCGCATGTCGTGGGTCGAGTTGATTATCATCCGCCCGCAGGAGACAGCAGCTCCCGTCGCGACGGAGTAG
- a CDS encoding phosphatase PAP2 family protein, with protein sequence MKPIFRQLWALTRELHVLAWRTFKRRWPWFVLGLVVVMAGVAWMLPHDKAWLADIRQPEYIADTHPPEFTPVNLAARQLSYWGDFFKINVIVFVIGLPLAVIFKSVRWQRIMLAVFIGALWGGIAVNVLRPAIGRPRPSENVADGMYLMQFKHGYHSFPSGHTTTAFASATVVTFICPPAGLIAYPLAGSISWSRMQLNRHHPADILGGIGLGVAFGVLFGSAVRGRTRQ encoded by the coding sequence ATGAAACCGATTTTCCGACAACTCTGGGCTCTCACCCGCGAACTCCACGTCCTCGCCTGGCGCACCTTTAAGCGGCGCTGGCCGTGGTTCGTGCTTGGGCTGGTTGTGGTCATGGCGGGCGTGGCCTGGATGCTACCCCACGACAAAGCCTGGCTGGCCGACATCCGCCAGCCCGAGTACATTGCAGACACGCACCCGCCCGAGTTCACACCGGTCAACCTCGCCGCCCGCCAATTGAGCTACTGGGGCGATTTCTTTAAAATCAACGTCATCGTGTTCGTCATCGGGCTGCCGCTGGCGGTGATTTTTAAAAGCGTGCGGTGGCAGCGGATCATGCTGGCTGTGTTCATCGGTGCGCTCTGGGGCGGGATCGCGGTCAACGTCCTGCGCCCGGCCATCGGTCGCCCCCGGCCCAGCGAAAACGTGGCCGACGGCATGTACCTGATGCAGTTCAAGCACGGCTACCACAGCTTCCCCTCCGGGCACACAACCACGGCCTTCGCCAGCGCCACCGTCGTGACCTTCATCTGCCCGCCTGCCGGGCTCATCGCCTACCCGCTGGCCGGGAGCATCTCGTGGTCGCGCATGCAGCTCAACCGCCACCACCCCGCCGACATCCTTGGCGGCATCGGCCTGGGCGTCGCCTTCGGCGTCCTCTTCGGCTCCGCTGTGCGTGGCCGCACGCGACAATAA
- a CDS encoding CPBP family intramembrane glutamic endopeptidase — protein sequence MQRERPFILFGLDEDRTSWKGVLALVFIFFGAMLFAAVASPLLYFAVKAWASSSPDTIPGWLSSRMAPEDFPRYFDRVRWLPVVLLLPWLFRWTGLFSFRRLGYRNPARAPLPLLRWWLAGMAMLAIVALIQWVTVGLTLSEQFSAGYLLEKLALGIVAGLVVALLEEMLFRGLILRLFYTALRPGPAVALAALFFAYVHFKHVSWPPGQEVHWWSGFDVCWRVALGIVLEPEWLKFLNLFATGVFLNLLFLRGGTLWPCVGVHAGWVCFRAVYTKFVEVPASDLKWLWGTQAMVDGLLPVILLTGLCAWAVLAPRKKLSADTLSA from the coding sequence ATGCAACGCGAACGCCCCTTCATTCTCTTCGGACTGGACGAAGACCGCACCAGTTGGAAAGGCGTCCTCGCGCTCGTCTTCATTTTTTTCGGGGCCATGCTCTTCGCCGCCGTGGCCAGCCCCCTGCTCTACTTCGCAGTCAAAGCCTGGGCTTCCTCTTCCCCGGACACCATCCCCGGCTGGCTCTCCTCGCGGATGGCACCGGAAGACTTTCCCCGCTACTTCGACCGCGTGCGCTGGCTGCCCGTCGTCCTGCTGCTGCCGTGGCTGTTCCGCTGGACGGGGCTGTTTTCCTTTCGCCGCCTGGGGTACCGCAACCCGGCCCGCGCCCCCCTGCCCCTGCTGCGGTGGTGGCTGGCGGGCATGGCCATGCTCGCCATCGTCGCGCTGATTCAGTGGGTCACGGTCGGGCTGACGTTGAGCGAGCAATTCAGCGCGGGCTACCTGCTGGAAAAGCTCGCCCTCGGGATCGTGGCCGGGCTGGTCGTCGCCCTGCTGGAGGAAATGCTCTTTCGCGGGCTTATCCTGCGGCTCTTTTACACCGCCCTGCGGCCCGGTCCCGCCGTGGCGCTGGCCGCGCTCTTTTTCGCCTACGTACACTTCAAGCATGTCTCCTGGCCGCCGGGGCAGGAAGTCCACTGGTGGAGCGGTTTCGATGTCTGCTGGCGGGTGGCGCTCGGCATCGTGCTGGAGCCCGAATGGCTAAAATTTCTCAACCTCTTCGCCACCGGCGTCTTTTTAAACCTGCTCTTCCTGCGCGGGGGCACGCTCTGGCCCTGCGTCGGCGTGCATGCCGGGTGGGTCTGCTTCCGGGCCGTTTACACGAAGTTCGTCGAAGTCCCCGCCAGCGACCTGAAATGGCTCTGGGGCACGCAGGCCATGGTGGACGGGCTGCTCCCGGTCATCCTGCTGACCGGACTGTGTGCCTGGGCCGTACTCGCCCCACGTAAAAAACTCTCCGCCGACACGCTCTCCGCGTAA
- a CDS encoding alpha/beta fold hydrolase: MKLAHRYFGGAGNEPLIILHGLLGSSRNWITIGRALAEDYEVFALDLRNHGDSPHADTTTFEEMAADVEETLLGLGLESAHLMGHSLGGKIAMHMAVNRPQRVRSLIVVDIAPKGYAAYHVGDFESMRALDLKSLTTRKEADTIMKATVPDFGQRQFLLTNLKRDADGKFVWGVNLEVLYRNLDLLRTNSIREDEVYTGPSRFILGQYSRFVRPEDHAIILKHFPNVRILTVPDCGHNPHIDQPKAFLEALQRPGA; this comes from the coding sequence ATGAAACTTGCACATCGCTATTTCGGCGGAGCGGGCAACGAGCCGCTCATCATCCTGCACGGGTTGCTGGGGTCTTCCCGCAACTGGATCACCATTGGCCGCGCCCTGGCCGAGGATTACGAGGTCTTCGCGCTGGATCTGCGCAACCACGGCGACTCACCCCACGCCGACACCACCACCTTCGAGGAAATGGCCGCTGACGTGGAGGAGACCCTTCTCGGGCTCGGGCTGGAAAGCGCGCACCTCATGGGCCACAGCCTGGGGGGGAAGATCGCCATGCACATGGCGGTGAACCGCCCGCAGCGCGTGCGCAGCCTGATCGTGGTGGACATCGCCCCGAAGGGCTACGCGGCCTACCACGTGGGTGACTTTGAGAGCATGCGTGCGCTCGACCTGAAATCCCTCACCACCCGCAAGGAGGCCGACACGATCATGAAGGCCACCGTGCCCGATTTCGGGCAGCGGCAGTTTTTGCTGACCAACCTCAAGCGCGACGCCGACGGCAAGTTCGTCTGGGGCGTGAACCTGGAAGTGCTTTACCGCAACCTCGACCTGTTGCGCACCAACTCGATCCGTGAGGACGAGGTTTACACGGGGCCGTCGCGGTTCATCCTCGGGCAGTACTCGCGCTTCGTGCGTCCGGAGGACCACGCTATCATTCTGAAGCACTTCCCCAACGTCCGCATCCTTACCGTACCCGACTGCGGGCACAATCCGCACATCGACCAGCCGAAAGCCTTTCTGGAAGCGCTGCAAAGGCCGGGCGCTTGA